One genomic segment of Catalinimonas alkaloidigena includes these proteins:
- a CDS encoding Crp/Fnr family transcriptional regulator, with amino-acid sequence MGNKFVSYFSKISPLSKEESEAIAESMQTKYFKKGAYLLQEGQISANTYFILEGCVREYILTEGDEKTTNFFTEEQWAISLNNFATDNTAKHNWVCVEETTVVVGDEQQAQALFKRFPRFETISRTIMEAAFLEQKEALSSYYTDSPEQRYLKLIKSRPGLIQRVPQYQLASYLGIQPESLSRIRKRIASNTD; translated from the coding sequence GTGGGAAACAAATTTGTAAGTTATTTTTCAAAAATATCACCTCTCTCCAAAGAAGAGTCAGAAGCTATAGCTGAAAGCATGCAAACAAAATATTTCAAAAAAGGAGCTTATTTATTACAAGAAGGACAAATTTCAGCAAATACATATTTTATTCTGGAAGGCTGCGTTAGAGAGTATATATTAACAGAAGGTGATGAAAAAACGACTAATTTCTTTACGGAAGAGCAATGGGCAATTTCATTAAATAACTTTGCCACAGATAATACTGCAAAGCATAATTGGGTTTGTGTTGAAGAAACGACTGTAGTTGTGGGAGACGAGCAACAAGCCCAGGCACTATTCAAACGATTTCCCAGATTTGAGACCATATCACGAACCATCATGGAAGCTGCATTTCTAGAGCAAAAAGAAGCTTTGTCTTCCTATTACACAGATTCACCTGAACAGCGCTATCTGAAATTAATAAAATCAAGGCCGGGCCTAATACAGCGGGTACCCCAATATCAACTTGCAAGTTATTTAGGGATACAACCAGAATCTTTGAGTCGCATTAGAAAACGAATCGCTTCAAATACTGATTAA
- a CDS encoding transposase, whose product MAWEAPLESALRIKHSVGLQRGKNDKVDAERIAFYAYRNQDSVKLWQATRPIIKELKILTALRTRLINAKKQLKSSLQESGEFLGKALQKKMQRCCQHSLKALEKDLVQVNKQLDELIRSDEELNRLFNLVTSVEGIGTVTAREVIITTNEFKAFTDAKKYACYAGVVPFQYRSGTSIRGKDRVSHLANKTVKTLLHMSALSAINHCEELRDYYQRKVAQGKNKMSVINAVRNKLVLRIFAVVRNNQKYDKNYEYTLV is encoded by the coding sequence TTGGCTTGGGAAGCCCCGCTTGAATCGGCTCTACGCATTAAGCACTCAGTCGGCTTACAACGTGGTAAGAATGACAAAGTAGATGCGGAACGTATTGCCTTTTATGCATACAGGAACCAAGACAGTGTAAAGCTTTGGCAAGCTACGCGTCCGATCATCAAAGAACTCAAAATACTGACAGCACTTCGCACCCGGCTCATCAATGCTAAAAAGCAGCTTAAGTCCTCACTGCAAGAGAGCGGGGAGTTTTTAGGTAAAGCTTTGCAAAAGAAAATGCAACGGTGCTGTCAGCACTCACTAAAGGCTTTAGAGAAAGACCTGGTCCAGGTCAACAAGCAACTGGATGAACTGATCCGCTCGGACGAGGAACTCAACCGGTTGTTCAATCTGGTTACCAGCGTAGAGGGCATTGGGACAGTGACAGCCAGAGAAGTAATCATCACCACTAATGAGTTTAAGGCCTTCACTGATGCCAAAAAGTACGCTTGCTATGCTGGAGTTGTACCTTTCCAGTACAGATCAGGCACTAGTATCAGGGGCAAGGACCGCGTGTCTCACTTGGCTAATAAAACAGTCAAAACTCTTCTGCATATGTCTGCGCTCTCGGCGATTAACCATTGTGAAGAATTACGCGATTATTATCAACGCAAAGTAGCCCAGGGGAAGAACAAAATGTCAGTAATCAATGCCGTAAGAAACAAACTGGTCTTACGCATATTTGCCGTCGTGAGAAATAACCAGAAATATGACAAAAATTATGAGTACACACTTGTGTAA
- a CDS encoding DUF2911 domain-containing protein, whose translation MMKKLLYPLLAISFVWLATSPGLLAQSVTLPPSGDNQKSLTTQYIGSLAHVTIQYNSPDVTAPNGEDRTGKVWGQLVPYGLTNLGFGSAEAAPWRAGANENTTITFSHAMEVEGKSIAAGTYGLHMIVEENQPWVLILSRNASAWGSYFYDESEDALRVEIKPEESEFHEWLTYEFMDRQPDQTTLALMWENVKVPFTISVPDMKKLYVDNMRKELQSTAGFSWQGWNQAATYCLMNDTHLEEALEWAENAVSMPYIGQENFTTLQTKAGILSKLERGSEADEIMMQAINHPTATPLQIHAYGRQLISQGEKEKALEIFQLNAKKYPDTWPVNVGLARGYSATGDYKKAIKYAKMAATEAPDQLNKDSMQAAVENFAEGRRL comes from the coding sequence ATGATGAAAAAGCTCCTTTACCCTCTGCTGGCCATCAGCTTTGTATGGCTGGCAACCAGCCCCGGCTTACTCGCCCAGTCTGTTACCTTGCCTCCCAGCGGTGACAACCAGAAAAGCTTAACCACCCAATACATAGGCTCACTGGCCCATGTCACCATCCAGTATAATAGTCCTGACGTAACCGCACCCAATGGTGAAGACCGTACCGGGAAAGTTTGGGGACAGCTCGTACCCTATGGCCTGACGAACTTAGGCTTCGGTAGCGCTGAGGCGGCTCCCTGGAGAGCCGGTGCCAATGAAAATACCACCATTACCTTTTCGCACGCTATGGAGGTGGAAGGCAAAAGCATTGCTGCCGGTACCTATGGCCTGCATATGATTGTGGAAGAAAACCAGCCCTGGGTACTGATCCTTTCCAGAAACGCTTCGGCCTGGGGAAGTTATTTCTATGATGAAAGTGAGGATGCCCTGCGGGTAGAAATAAAACCTGAGGAATCCGAATTCCATGAGTGGCTGACTTATGAGTTCATGGACCGCCAGCCTGATCAGACTACCCTAGCCCTGATGTGGGAAAATGTGAAAGTACCGTTTACGATCAGCGTGCCCGACATGAAGAAGCTGTATGTAGACAATATGCGCAAAGAGCTGCAATCTACCGCCGGCTTTAGCTGGCAGGGCTGGAACCAGGCCGCCACTTACTGCCTGATGAATGATACCCATCTGGAAGAAGCCCTGGAGTGGGCAGAAAATGCGGTGAGCATGCCTTACATTGGCCAGGAGAACTTCACTACCTTACAAACCAAAGCAGGTATACTGAGTAAGCTTGAAAGGGGAAGTGAGGCTGATGAGATCATGATGCAGGCGATTAATCACCCTACAGCTACGCCGCTTCAGATTCATGCCTATGGCAGACAGTTGATCAGCCAGGGAGAGAAAGAAAAGGCGCTGGAAATCTTTCAGCTGAATGCCAAAAAATACCCTGATACCTGGCCGGTCAATGTAGGCCTGGCCCGTGGCTATTCCGCTACCGGCGATTATAAAAAAGCCATCAAGTACGCAAAAATGGCGGCCACAGAAGCTCCCGATCAACTCAACAAGGATAGCATGCAGGCAGCAGTAGAAAACTTTGCAGAAGGGAGAAGACTTTAA
- a CDS encoding nuclear transport factor 2 family protein — MKHIIQFLTILACVTGVSHVALAQDSRESEIRRLEKLERESVLNGDSLALFDKIWSSKMIVNTPANVVGTVEGTKTHFRSGDLNYLSFERNIERILFNDNVAIVMGGEVIKPQGKQMNAGKVVTRRFTHVWQYSNNSWSIIARQATIIKVE, encoded by the coding sequence ATGAAACACATTATACAGTTCCTAACAATTTTAGCTTGTGTGACAGGAGTGTCTCATGTTGCATTGGCGCAGGACTCACGAGAATCTGAAATAAGACGATTGGAAAAACTTGAAAGAGAATCGGTATTAAATGGTGACTCGCTTGCACTATTTGACAAAATTTGGTCGTCAAAAATGATAGTAAATACTCCGGCCAATGTGGTAGGGACAGTTGAAGGAACTAAAACCCATTTTAGATCTGGTGATCTTAATTACTTATCCTTTGAAAGGAATATTGAGAGAATCTTGTTTAACGATAACGTAGCAATTGTAATGGGAGGAGAAGTGATTAAACCACAAGGTAAGCAGATGAATGCGGGTAAAGTTGTGACAAGGAGGTTTACACATGTATGGCAGTACTCCAATAATAGTTGGAGTATAATCGCGCGACAAGCAACGATTATTAAAGTTGAATAG
- a CDS encoding NAD(P)-dependent alcohol dehydrogenase, with product MKAIECLKYGDAENLVLSNVEKPTPNDNEVLIKIRATSVTTSDVLIRGLNEPLIPRFILQLIFGFGSPRNPVLGMVTSGIVESKGKDVTLFDVGDEIFAYGSISPTNRRFGSYGEYICLPEDWNLALKPANLSFEEAAAIPYGGLLASHLLKKTSIKEGDKILIYGASGSIGTMAIQLAKNTGAHVTGVCSLRNFDLVKSLGCDQMIDYTAENAEKQLETYKYVIDAVGNSKSSALKEKSKKTLTPNGKYISIDHGTPLTTREAFFNLKSLAEQGKIKPVIDSVYPLERMVEAHKYVEKGHKRGNVIITV from the coding sequence ATGAAAGCAATAGAATGTTTAAAGTATGGTGATGCGGAAAACCTTGTTTTAAGTAATGTTGAAAAACCAACACCAAATGATAATGAAGTACTTATAAAGATACGTGCTACTTCAGTAACCACAAGTGACGTTCTTATTCGTGGACTGAATGAACCTCTGATTCCCAGATTCATACTCCAACTCATATTTGGTTTTGGAAGTCCAAGAAATCCTGTTTTGGGGATGGTAACATCAGGGATTGTAGAGAGTAAAGGTAAAGATGTGACATTGTTTGACGTAGGGGATGAGATTTTTGCTTATGGTTCTATTTCACCTACCAACCGCCGTTTTGGTTCTTATGGAGAATATATATGTTTACCAGAAGATTGGAATCTTGCACTAAAACCTGCGAATCTTAGTTTTGAAGAAGCCGCAGCAATTCCATATGGAGGTTTGCTAGCTTCTCATTTGTTAAAGAAGACATCTATAAAAGAAGGAGACAAAATTCTCATTTATGGAGCTTCAGGAAGCATAGGTACTATGGCGATACAATTGGCGAAAAATACGGGTGCCCATGTCACTGGTGTATGCAGTCTTCGGAACTTTGACTTAGTCAAATCCCTGGGCTGTGATCAGATGATTGACTACACAGCAGAAAATGCTGAAAAACAATTGGAAACTTATAAATATGTTATTGACGCTGTAGGCAATTCAAAATCATCGGCACTAAAAGAGAAGAGTAAAAAAACACTCACTCCGAACGGTAAATATATCTCCATAGATCATGGGACTCCTTTAACGACCAGAGAAGCTTTTTTTAATTTAAAATCGTTGGCAGAACAAGGGAAGATTAAACCTGTAATTGATAGTGTTTATCCTTTGGAAAGAATGGTCGAAGCCCATAAATATGTAGAAAAGGGACACAAAAGAGGAAACGTTATTATTACTGTTTAG
- a CDS encoding VOC family protein: MKNKLAIRRIVPNIYSNDIEKSKQFYTEFLEMELAMDMEWILTFVSKENSTAQVSIFQNEKNKTLDNTAIFLSIEVTDIDDWYERAKKQNIEIVYPITDETWGVRRFFVKDPNGVTINLLAHLK; this comes from the coding sequence ATGAAAAACAAATTGGCCATTCGAAGAATTGTTCCCAATATTTATTCAAATGACATAGAAAAAAGCAAGCAATTCTATACCGAATTTTTAGAGATGGAATTGGCGATGGATATGGAATGGATATTGACCTTTGTTTCCAAAGAAAACTCAACTGCGCAAGTATCGATTTTTCAAAACGAAAAAAATAAAACATTAGATAATACAGCAATATTTTTATCAATTGAGGTTACGGACATTGATGATTGGTATGAACGAGCTAAAAAACAAAATATTGAAATAGTATATCCAATTACTGACGAAACTTGGGGAGTAAGACGATTTTTTGTAAAAGATCCTAACGGTGTAACTATCAATTTATTAGCACATTTAAAATGA
- a CDS encoding DUF433 domain-containing protein, whose amino-acid sequence MNWQEHIVSDKNILLGKPIIKGTRISVEFILERLSNGWTEDKILRSYPHLKKEGIQAVFAYFNLGIN is encoded by the coding sequence ATGAACTGGCAGGAACATATAGTATCAGATAAAAATATTTTGTTAGGTAAACCTATCATCAAGGGTACCAGAATATCAGTTGAGTTTATCCTGGAGAGGTTGTCAAATGGCTGGACAGAGGACAAAATATTGCGATCTTACCCCCACCTGAAGAAAGAAGGCATTCAAGCTGTTTTTGCATACTTTAACTTAGGAATCAATTAA
- a CDS encoding IS110 family transposase — MHFKYFIGIDVSKSTLDFCLISAGKVVLHLQTENNSKGVKNFVKQSGCKLEESLFCMEHTGIYNYPLLDYFSEKNTAIWLGKPRLNRLYALSTQSAYNVVRMTK; from the coding sequence ATGCATTTTAAATATTTTATCGGTATTGATGTCTCAAAAAGTACACTAGATTTCTGTCTGATAAGCGCAGGAAAGGTAGTTCTACATCTCCAGACAGAAAACAATAGTAAAGGTGTCAAAAACTTTGTCAAGCAGTCTGGTTGTAAGCTAGAGGAGAGCCTGTTTTGTATGGAGCATACCGGAATTTACAACTACCCTCTGCTAGACTATTTTTCAGAGAAAAACACGGCTATTTGGCTTGGGAAGCCCCGCTTGAATCGGCTCTACGCATTAAGCACTCAGTCGGCTTACAACGTGGTAAGAATGACAAAGTAG